From Nicotiana tabacum cultivar K326 chromosome 15, ASM71507v2, whole genome shotgun sequence, the proteins below share one genomic window:
- the LOC142169515 gene encoding protein RGF1 INDUCIBLE TRANSCRIPTION FACTOR 1-like, with product MAISMSFIYARQTKNLSFLFLDYTKNNKAKMVGNGSISIPKWLEVLLTEKFFNACLVHEMEKKNEENVFCLDCCFSLCLHCLPSHHCHKLLQIRRYVYQDVLRLKEADKLLDCSFVQSYTTNSAKVVFLNQRPITRQFKSSLNYTCIVCDRSIQRPNLFCSISCKFA from the exons ATGGCCATTTCTATGTCATTCATTTACGCAAGACAAACAAAGAACCTTTCGTTCTTGTTCCTCGACTATACAAAGAACAACAAAGCAAAAATG GTGGGAAATGGTTCAATTTCAATTCCAAAATGGCTAGAGGTGCTTTTGACTGAGAAATTCTTTAATGCATGTTTGGTCCatgaaatggagaagaaaaatgaagaaaatgtatTTTGTTTGGATTGTTGCTTTAGCTTATGCCTCCACTGCTTGCCTTCTCACCATTGTCACAAACTTTTGCAG ATTAGAAGGTATGTTTATCAAGATGTTTTACGCTTGAAAGAAGCTGACAAGCTCCTAGATTGCTCCTTTGTTCAA TCATACACAACAAATAGTGCTAAAGTGGTGTTCTTGAATCAAAGGCCAATAACAAGACAATTCAAGAGCTCACTTAATTACACTTGTATTGTATGTGACAGAAGCATTCAACGCCCAAACCTTTTCTGCTCCATCTCATGCAAG TTTGCCTGA